A section of the Stenotrophomonas sp. 364 genome encodes:
- a CDS encoding S46 family peptidase → MSPRKPLTAALALGLTLAAGAHADEGMWMPTQLPDLAKPLKAAGFKGNPTDLANVTAPPLSAVVRAGGGTGSFVSADGLLLTNHHVAMGVIQYNSSPEHNLIDNGFIAQGRSDERAANPDFRVLVTTGFDKVTDEVLRDARGKTGRAYFDAVDRASKQLVADCEKEGNVRCSVADMYYGTDFYRIRQLELSDVRLVYAPPRAIGNYGDEIDNFMWPRHTGDFTLLRAYVGKDGKPAPYSPDNVPYQPPAHLKMAIDGPKTGDYAMLAGYPGITYRHRTAAEFASQIDAVLPRRVAVFQQMIDTIEAATAKDAQARTRYASQLQSLKNNRKRAAGELEGLLRSDAKAQRASDEGAMLKATDARFQGDIQALLGSLSQGASVGERDLLLDLLSAQSQLLRSALTLERLRIESAKPDAERESGYQQRDLALIEGTLKQVQRRYSPEVEKALLTTLLTRYQQLPEAQRVPEFDAAFGRTPAALAKALDGLYASTALGDEAQRLSRFAAAKDGKPLARDPLIDLAGPLVAAQLRLDDQSKARAGEQLRLRPAYMQALFAWRAKQGRAVYPDANRTLRISYGKVEALSPRDAVHFDPVTTVAGIVEKNTNAYPFDAPKPLLAAIAKGDFGSTADPVLKTQTVNFLTNLDTTGGNSGSPVLNAKGELIGLNFDSNWESVSASWWFDPRYKRAVHVDMRYLRWLLAKVYPAPELLKEMGVPAE, encoded by the coding sequence ATGTCGCCACGCAAACCCCTGACTGCCGCCCTGGCCCTTGGCCTGACCCTCGCCGCCGGCGCCCACGCCGATGAAGGCATGTGGATGCCGACCCAGCTGCCGGACCTGGCCAAGCCGTTGAAGGCGGCCGGCTTCAAGGGCAACCCGACCGACCTGGCCAACGTCACCGCGCCGCCGCTGAGCGCGGTGGTGCGTGCCGGTGGCGGTACCGGTTCGTTCGTTTCCGCCGACGGCCTGCTGCTCACCAACCACCACGTGGCGATGGGCGTGATCCAGTACAACAGCTCGCCCGAGCACAACCTGATCGACAACGGCTTCATCGCCCAGGGCCGCAGCGACGAGCGCGCGGCCAACCCGGATTTCCGCGTGCTGGTCACCACCGGCTTCGACAAGGTGACCGACGAGGTGCTGCGCGACGCGCGTGGCAAGACCGGGCGCGCCTATTTCGATGCGGTCGACCGCGCCAGCAAGCAGCTGGTGGCCGACTGCGAGAAGGAAGGCAACGTGCGCTGCAGCGTGGCCGACATGTACTACGGCACCGACTTCTACCGCATCCGCCAGCTGGAGCTGAGCGACGTGCGGCTGGTGTACGCGCCGCCGCGTGCGATCGGCAATTACGGCGATGAGATCGACAACTTCATGTGGCCACGCCACACCGGTGACTTCACCCTGCTGCGTGCCTATGTGGGCAAGGACGGCAAGCCGGCCCCGTACAGTCCGGACAACGTGCCCTACCAGCCGCCGGCGCACCTGAAGATGGCCATCGACGGGCCGAAGACGGGCGATTACGCGATGCTGGCCGGCTACCCGGGCATCACCTACCGGCACCGCACCGCCGCCGAATTCGCCAGCCAGATCGACGCGGTGCTGCCGCGCCGGGTGGCGGTGTTCCAGCAGATGATCGACACCATCGAAGCGGCCACCGCCAAGGATGCGCAGGCGCGGACCCGTTACGCCTCGCAGCTGCAGTCGCTGAAGAACAACCGCAAGCGCGCCGCCGGCGAGCTGGAAGGCCTGCTGCGCAGCGATGCCAAGGCCCAGCGCGCCAGCGATGAAGGCGCGATGCTGAAGGCTACCGACGCCCGTTTCCAGGGCGACATCCAAGCGCTGCTGGGCTCGTTGTCGCAGGGCGCGTCGGTGGGTGAACGCGACCTGCTGCTGGACCTGCTGTCGGCGCAGAGCCAGTTGCTGCGTTCGGCGTTGACCCTGGAGCGCCTGCGCATTGAATCGGCCAAGCCCGACGCCGAGCGCGAGAGCGGCTACCAGCAGCGCGACCTGGCGCTGATCGAAGGCACCTTGAAGCAGGTGCAGCGTCGCTATTCGCCCGAGGTGGAAAAGGCGCTGCTGACCACGCTGCTGACCCGCTACCAGCAGCTGCCCGAGGCACAGCGCGTGCCCGAGTTCGACGCGGCCTTCGGACGCACCCCGGCAGCGCTGGCCAAGGCGCTGGACGGGCTGTACGCCAGCACCGCGCTGGGTGACGAAGCCCAGCGCCTGTCGCGGTTTGCCGCGGCAAAGGACGGCAAGCCGCTCGCGCGCGACCCGCTGATCGACCTGGCCGGCCCGCTGGTGGCCGCGCAGCTGCGCCTGGATGACCAGAGCAAGGCACGCGCCGGTGAACAGCTGCGCCTGCGCCCGGCCTACATGCAGGCGCTGTTTGCCTGGCGCGCCAAACAGGGGCGCGCGGTGTACCCCGATGCCAACCGCACGCTGCGCATCAGCTACGGCAAGGTGGAAGCGCTGTCGCCGCGCGATGCGGTGCATTTCGACCCGGTGACCACCGTGGCCGGCATCGTCGAGAAGAACACCAACGCCTACCCGTTCGATGCGCCCAAGCCGCTGCTGGCCGCGATCGCCAAGGGCGACTTCGGCTCCACCGCCGACCCGGTGCTGAAGACCCAGACGGTCAACTTCCTGACCAACCTGGACACCACCGGCGGCAACTCCGGCTCGCCGGTGCTCAACGCCAAGGGCGAGCTGATCGGGCTGAACTTCGACAGCAACTGGGAATCGGTGAGTGCCAGCTGGTGGTTCGACCCGCGCTACAAGCGCGCCGTGCACGTGGACATGCGCTACCTGCGCTGGTTGCTGGCCAAGGTGTACCCGGCACCCGAGCTGCTGAAGGAAATGGGCGTTCCGGCGGAATGA
- a CDS encoding molecular chaperone HscC, protein MIVGIDLGTTHSLIGVHHATGGELFPNAHGDLLTPSVVSLDGDTVLVGKPAQDRLVTHPGLSVATFKRLMGTAHERRLGERRFRPEELSALVLRSLLADAEAALGEKVREAVISVPAYFTDAQRKATRAAGELAGIRVERLINEPTAAALAYGLRDRAGEGRVLVLDLGGGTFDVSILELFDGVVEVHATAGDNYLGGEDFLTLLVKAFYSRHGIDPRRVAAADAAVVRHRLEQFKRDLTDERSAQLQLRLGGEDLRWQLEEAEFAQLAEPLLQRMRAPIERAMRDARLKPADLDDIVLVGGAVRMPMVARLVTRMFGRLPLRHIHPDQAIALGATVAAGLKSRDASLEEVVLTDVCPYTLGTQVAHRVGHQVQTGYFHPIIPRNAVVPVSREDEFFPMQDEQKQVRIDIYQGESPMVDKNIKLGEINVPLTAGKGSAGVRVRFTYDINGLLQVEVTESATGQRHELLIEQNPGLLDDAQIRERLAKLDALKIHPREQQQNLALLTRAERLYEEHVALRSTLQEWIAQFRSRLESQDLALIEQDRQRFATAMDDLEIMA, encoded by the coding sequence ATGATCGTAGGAATCGATCTGGGCACCACGCACTCGCTGATCGGGGTGCACCATGCCACCGGGGGGGAACTGTTTCCCAACGCACACGGCGACCTGCTGACACCGTCGGTGGTCAGCCTCGACGGCGACACCGTGCTGGTGGGCAAACCGGCCCAGGACCGGCTGGTCACCCATCCGGGGCTCAGCGTGGCCACCTTCAAGCGTCTGATGGGCACCGCCCACGAAAGGCGCCTGGGCGAACGCCGGTTCCGTCCCGAAGAGCTGTCCGCGCTGGTGCTGCGCTCGCTGCTGGCCGACGCGGAGGCCGCGTTGGGCGAGAAAGTGCGCGAAGCGGTGATCAGCGTGCCGGCCTACTTTACCGACGCCCAGCGCAAGGCCACCCGGGCGGCCGGCGAACTGGCCGGCATCCGCGTGGAGCGCCTGATCAACGAGCCCACGGCCGCCGCACTGGCCTATGGCCTTCGCGACCGTGCAGGCGAGGGCCGGGTGCTGGTGCTCGACCTGGGCGGCGGCACCTTCGACGTCTCGATCCTGGAGCTGTTCGATGGCGTGGTGGAAGTCCATGCCACCGCCGGAGACAACTACCTGGGCGGCGAGGATTTCCTCACGTTGCTGGTCAAGGCCTTCTACTCGCGCCACGGGATCGACCCGCGCCGCGTCGCGGCCGCCGATGCAGCGGTGGTGCGCCATCGCCTGGAGCAGTTCAAGCGCGACCTGACCGACGAACGCAGCGCCCAGCTGCAGCTCCGGCTGGGCGGTGAGGACCTGCGCTGGCAGCTGGAGGAAGCCGAGTTCGCCCAGCTTGCCGAGCCGCTGCTGCAGCGGATGCGCGCGCCGATCGAACGCGCCATGCGCGATGCGCGGCTCAAGCCGGCCGACCTGGACGACATCGTGCTGGTGGGCGGTGCGGTACGCATGCCGATGGTGGCCCGGCTGGTCACCCGCATGTTCGGCCGCCTGCCGCTGCGCCACATCCATCCCGACCAGGCCATCGCGCTGGGCGCCACCGTGGCGGCCGGCCTGAAAAGCCGCGATGCGTCGCTGGAGGAAGTGGTGCTCACCGACGTGTGCCCCTACACCCTGGGCACGCAGGTCGCCCACCGGGTGGGCCATCAGGTCCAGACCGGCTACTTCCATCCCATCATTCCGCGCAACGCAGTGGTGCCGGTGAGCCGGGAGGACGAGTTCTTCCCCATGCAGGACGAGCAGAAGCAGGTGCGCATCGACATCTACCAGGGCGAGAGCCCGATGGTGGACAAGAACATCAAGCTGGGCGAAATCAACGTACCGCTCACCGCCGGGAAGGGGAGCGCCGGGGTACGCGTGCGCTTCACCTACGATATCAACGGCCTGCTGCAGGTGGAGGTGACTGAGTCGGCCACCGGCCAGCGGCATGAACTGCTGATCGAACAGAACCCCGGCCTGCTCGACGACGCACAGATCCGTGAGCGCCTGGCAAAGCTTGACGCACTGAAGATCCATCCGCGCGAGCAGCAGCAGAACCTGGCCCTGTTGACCCGCGCCGAACGGCTGTACGAAGAACACGTCGCGCTGCGGTCGACCCTGCAGGAGTGGATCGCGCAGTTCCGCAGCCGGCTGGAAAGCCAGGACCTGGCCCTGATCGAACAGGATCGCCAGCGTTTTGCCACCGCCATGGACGACCTGGAAATCATGGCATGA